A DNA window from Naumovozyma dairenensis CBS 421 chromosome 7, complete genome contains the following coding sequences:
- the APS1 gene encoding Aps1p (similar to Saccharomyces cerevisiae APS1 (YLR170C); ancestral locus Anc_1.388), protein MTHLKYLLLVSRQGKIRLTKWYAPLSPKEKAKIIKNLVPLILSRKAKMCNILEYSDHKVAYRRYASLYFICGITPDVDNELLTLEIIHKYVETMDQYFGNVCELDIIYNFTKAYDILNEMIMCDGSLAETSKTVVLKDVRTMDSMVGTDDLNRVLS, encoded by the coding sequence ATGACACATTTGAAGTACCTATTGCTAGTATCAAGGCAGGGAAAGATTAGATTAACCAAGTGGTATGCACCACTATCACCCAAAGAGAAGgccaaaataataaaaaacttGGTTCCTTTGATTCTTTCAAGAAAAGCTAAGATGTGTAATATTCTAGAATATTCCGATCATAAAGTGGCTTATAGGAGGTATGCAAgtttatatttcatatGTGGTATAACACCAGATGTGGATAACGAATTGTTAACTTTGGAAATTATTCATAAGTATGTGGAAACAATGGatcaatattttggaaaCGTTTGTGAATTAGATATTATATACAATTTTACTAAAGCATACgatattttaaatgaaatgattATGTGTGATGGATCGTTAGCCGAAACAAGTAAAACCGTGGTATTGAAAGATGTACGTACAATGGACTCAATGGTAGGTACAGATGATTTGAATAGAGTATTGAGTTGA
- the TAG1 gene encoding Tag1p (similar to Saccharomyces cerevisiae YLR173W; ancestral locus Anc_1.386), giving the protein MSDNNLPFLEEDLERQPLLPPHINATVGESTPHIGTSSTPEESIIPTAKGSKKSRYRWYIPLSAIIFIILLLIVESRSYIYKRIPTEDEIRDNFVRMSHVEVKKVKIDGWTKDNGKTINNDSGTALQISNSVEFYLNYDKMDLSHDTEQVEWTMENIVKHLCFDINKLEIFNENDILTRVHVKDHVPICVDVRNGSVSHMEFTLLAEPNVENILKVLKSIWHKRYDEINIWSQVDTTVSRRWSSFLSSKISLTNLKINLNDFINWDKIMDPMVENIQQILGNIEIQSLSMSDSFRGFHIEAKSNEIMLPKRPVDWIVLPSDVEIPKLDWEIKLPDCYGYYTIDLPNTKFSTRPLNFTRRMQPFLEGELSGSLPDELLTHVCSSDEQDTVTPLTLLVNKFLNESEKVTVYVKGSHSVNHNNSLISSHYLNEALSSLSYFAVSTMTTFNITSLIKEFDIEDMKLKWETGKFGESKLNIVGTISGYLDLSFYETASEKLSVNNIKGLLRLYHDNKHFLTIPMPAWINATSEIIHDHEMNNGDTMMEITFDVQNNDVIIEDKMELTKCFNEIFFLGETNVHFENKLDIVLESLLGEIVLLGLEGEGDTTVH; this is encoded by the coding sequence ATGAGTGACAATAATTTACCATTCCTAGAGGAAGATCTAGAGAGACAACCATTATTACCGCCACATATCAATGCTACGGTTGGCGAATCAACTCCTCACATAGGAACCTCAAGCACACCAGAGGAGTCGATAATACCTACGGCGAAGGGCTCAAAAAAAAGTCGATATAGATGGTATATCCCACTCTCAGCtatcatatttattatattattgcTAATTGTTGAATCAAGATCATATATCTATAAAAGAATCCCCACGGAAGATGAAATAAGGGACAATTTTGTTAGGATGTCACATGTCGAAGTCAAGAAGGTAAAAATAGACGGTTGGACCAAAGATAATGGTAAGACgataaataatgattctgGGACTGCTTTACAAATATCTAATAGTGttgaattttatttgaattacGATAAGATGGACTTATCACATGATACTGAACAAGTGGAATGGACCATGGAAAATATAGTTAAACATTTATGTTTcgatataaataaattagaaatctttaatgaaaatgatattctGACAAGGGTGCATGTGAAAGATCATGTTCCAATATGTGTAGATGTGAGAAATGGATCCGTATCGCATATGGAATTCACCCTCTTAGCGGAACCCAACGTGgagaatatattgaaagttTTAAAAAGTATCTGGCATAAACGATACGatgaaataaatatttggtCACAAGTAGATACTACCGTAAGCAGAAGGTGGAGCTCTTTTCTCAGCTCAAAGATATCATTaacaaatttgaaaattaatctaaatgattttattaattggGACAAAATTATGGATCCCATGGTCGAAAATATACAACAAATATTGGGGAATATTGAGATACAGAGTTTATCCATGTCTGATAGTTTTCGCGGGTTTCACATAGAAGCCAAatcaaatgaaatcatGCTTCCGAAACGACCAGTAGATTGGATTGTGCTACCATCTGACGTAGAAATACCGAAACTTGATTGGGAAATAAAGCTACCCGATTGTTATGGATATTATACAATCGATTTACCAAATACAAAGTTTTCCACACGCCCCCTTAATTTTACGAGAAGAATGCAACCATTCCTTGAAGGAGAATTATCTGGCTCATTGCCTGATGAGTTATTAACACATGTGTGCTCCTCGGATGAACAAGATACTGTGACACCATTAACCTTACTGGTAAATAAGTTTTTGAATGAGAGTGAAAAAGTTACCGTATATGTGAAAGGAAGTCATTCTGTAAATCACAATAATTCACTGATATCTTCgcattatttaaatgaagCGTTGTCAAGCTTATCATACTTCGCTGTTAGTACGATGACGACTTTCAATATTACTTCTCTGATCAAAGAATTCGATATTGAGGACATGAAATTGAAGTGGGAGACGGGGAAATTTGGTGAGAGCAAACTAAATATTGTTGGAACTATCAGTGGATATTTAGATTTGTCCTTCTATGAAACAGctagtgaaaaattatccGTTAACAATATCAAAGGTCTTCTTAGATTATATCATGACAATAAACACTTCTTAACAATACCAATGCCGGCATGGATTAACGCAACTTCTGAGATAATTCATGACCatgaaatgaataatgGGGATACTATGATGGAAATTACTTTTGATGtacaaaataatgatgttaTCATAGAAGATAAGATGGAATTAACCAAATGTTTCAACgaaatattcttcttagGTGAAACTAATGTACATTTCGAAAATAAACTGGATATTGTATTAGAAAGTTTGCTAGGAGAAATTGTTTTATTGGGTTTGGAAGGTGAAGGTGATACCACTGTTCATTAG
- the DPH5 gene encoding diphthine synthase (similar to Saccharomyces cerevisiae DPH5 (YLR172C); ancestral locus Anc_1.387), whose product MLYLIGLGLSYKSDITVRGLEAIKKCSRVYLEHYTSILMAASQEELEDYYGKKIILADRELVETGSAEILRDADREDVAFLVVGDPFGATTHTDLVLRAKRDNIPVDIVHNASVMNAVGSCGLQLYNFGQTVSMVFFTENWRPDSWYDKIWENRKIGLHTLVLLDIKVKEQSIENMARGRLIYEPPRYMSISKCCEQLLEIEETRGTKAYTPETPVVAISRLGSATQSFKVGTIKELAEYDAGEPLHSLIILGRQCHELELEYMLEFTDNKEKFKIDVANDQEYFKPTPWVPPSGDDSN is encoded by the coding sequence ATGTTATATTTAATTGGGTTAGGCCTATCTTACAAATCAGATATTACTGTTCGTGGTTTAGAAGCTATCAAGAAATGTTCAAGAGTTTACTTAGAACATTACACTAGTATCTTAATGGCTGCTTCTCAAGAAGAATTGGAGGACTATTACGGGAAGAAAATTATCTTAGCTGATAGGGAATTAGTCGAGACAGGATCTGCTGAAATTTTACGTGATGCCGATAGGGAAGATGTTGCGTTTTTAGTAGTTGGTGATCCATTTGGTGCCACAACCCATACTGACTTGGTCCTAAGAGCTAAGCGTGATAATATTCCTGTAGATATTGTTCATAATGCATCTGTCATGAATGCCGTTGGATCTTGTGGGTTACAATTATACAATTTCGGCCAGACCGTCTCTATGGTATTTTTCACTGAAAATTGGAGGCCAGATTCTTGGTATGATAAGATTTGGGAAAATAGAAAGATTGGTCTACATACTTTAGTTCTATTGGATATTAAAGTAAAGGAACAaagtattgaaaatatgGCGAGAGGTAGATTAATATACGAACCTCCTCGTTATATGTCAATTTCCAAATGTTGTGaacaattattagaaatCGAAGAAACAAGAGGAACTAAAGCATATACACCGGAAACTCCTGTTGTTGCTATCAGTAGATTAGGTTCAGCAACCCAATCATTTAAGGTCGGTACCATCAAAGAATTGGCTGAATATGATGCTGGCGAACCATTACATTCTTTGATCATTCTTGGTAGACAATGCCATGAACTAGAATTGGAATACATGTTAGAATTCACAgataacaaagaaaaattcaagattgATGTGGCCAACGACCAAGAGTACTTTAAACCCACTCCATGGGTTCCTCCAAGTGGAGATGATAgcaattaa
- the IRC20 gene encoding E3 ubiquitin-protein ligase IRC20 (similar to Saccharomyces cerevisiae YLR247C; ancestral locus Anc_1.389): protein MTTIIERDVDENDFQSFINQEDFISLLYQSKETAGNEASTDDRKNVKKAKKTQKRLHLLTCCLNILNWPVEENITNHYPVFVEFHDTKHWYNTRHRSTVHGRATEDDTTYTSSSTYLTVHLNDLTLFKINITKSENIHNDSVLYYEIVKFLINSTVVQAFRNDEKELLKRKVLKSKRKEYKEWCMAISSIRSGLKVSRSAYNSNLQYTSSLSISKGDTTRLYINIDLMIVENSFNNFTEEVNRILDLIICNKNQHKNNNDDFLHIKSNFIQHQFENQMASYTKSRLSLIEKESFVKVPELNLNLFPFQKKSVEWILRKEGVWYANRNIIEQEYSQMVGDFLKENGISRKKELSLICEKINKFLNEDVALGYEVMELKLSLEDGTSEDSIYFWNKFTSFILPLNDAIKVYNDFFANKDNDPLPRAQGILCEEMGLGKTIEILSLILLNKRNLPHPHIDHARTYFINDDNKKIRRSNTTLIICPRTIKHQWISEIQKHTPSLKVVIYAGHGHNDTDDQTEMILDIVDELCDADIVITTYHVVSHEIHYARYNALKRPRRSNNTSKKFDYTSPLTLIEFFRIILDEVQMLKNDSSNAAECTSLLNRVHTWGVSGTPITKVWDFQTVLSYLKFRPFCNMPRIVSLIDKTYKYGDPNDLLISGIKFSLQDLMDVFKKMDICIRHSRKDLESEIHIPKQHNILIPLEFSPIEWDNYMEKWRTFLMRSGFDSNGDGCPLLTNVELNQWLQELRNICSNATMHVRHFVYKSHNRHNKSSSVDTLPEKVYNIDYVLLTMIVEAETKLYSLYREMYQIQIRAAQVEMEIDLDLGSPINNLKKIIREIESDIKLKFRVDDPFNVTKYLVETVPSKDISKKNGSFDDDMQTQILNLKRGRLRSFIDLLHQSYFFLGTAYYHLGSKRLEEIDEENEKLQLLGGDEPKIEYTDKFSKEELKEIELLQNKEREMYDNASSLREQLLLSRTDKVTPLIVSIKRLFSDNIKLTTLEKIDFDDKNDYSSSITVSNCFKSLCAIIKVLEEQRIQFKEMMGTLLELAYEPVMTQRHNDREELTDAEKELFALTVEKQHKMSSILDVLDVLLTNRDSVMSSQAEIKADLKSLLSREGLSESHQDLIKVLKLYEGIPITFIFDDLKNSKVVNNLTKNLNKERGDFADHLLRFEEMIPKRKQEIKRLKDSLKKINSIFNAKVEYYKYLQRLSNEVISLHEQDPNIVGKIRESMKSNVIENTISTTETRIKYLTSLNTIKDSIGQNKEFQCTICLDAITKGCMLKCGHFFCEDCIYDWLQTRTICPICKHKASLDGNYNFTFKNGPLKTDANKQMNEKENETKKEQPETSPDLKSTNNTFKEKKTVLGEKYQEFPDIESVNKIHLRESYGSKLDCVLRLILFLKLKNESEEVGPPQILVYTQSPALLIYLGDVLHANRIKYTIYKPSNLTRFKEDPSITCLLMDVKAASAGLNLLNAKHIFLLDPIINRGEELQAMSRNNRIGQSDETYVWNFMIRNSVEENIFRYKRFLEECREKEEFVNESTDDEESKFDIADYKDEMVSDEHLWNCFFFKEREDLFSSDEFKRIIYN, encoded by the coding sequence ATGACAACAATAATTGAAAGGGACGTTGATGAGAATGATTTTCAATCGTTTATTAATCAAGaagattttatttctttgttatATCAATCAAAAGAAACCGCTGGAAATGAAGCTTCCACAGACGACAGGAAAAATGTGAAAAAGGCGAAGAAAACTCAGAAACGGTTGCATTTACTTACTTGTTGCCTCAACATCCTAAATTGGCCGgttgaagaaaacattaCAAATCATTATCCCGTATTTGTAGAATTTCATGATACAAAACATTGGTATAATACTCGCCATAGGAGTACTGTTCATGGTAGAGCTACAGAAGATGACACTACGTATACTTCATCGTCTACATACCTCACTGTTCATTTAAATGATCTAACTTTGtttaaaataaatataacaaaaagtgaaaatattcataatGATTCAGTTCTTTACTATGAAATagttaaatttttaattaacTCTACAGTAGTACAAGCCTTTCGAAATgatgaaaaggaattacTTAAAAGAAAAGTGCTCAAATCTAAACGcaaagaatataaagaatGGTGTATGgcaatatcatcaattagATCAGGCTTAAAAGTTTCAAGATCAGCCTATAATAGCAATCTTCAATATACTTCATCTCTTTCTATTTCAAAAGGTGATACAACTAggttatatattaatattgacCTAATGATAGTAgaaaattcatttaataactTTACGGAAGAAGTGAATCGAATTTTAGACCTTATAATTTGCAATAAGAATCAGCACAAGAATAATAACGACGACTTTTTGCATATAAAATCTAACTTCATCCAAcatcaatttgaaaaccAAATGGCTTCGTATACTAAATCAAGGTTATCTTTGATTGAGAAAGAATCATTCGTCAAAGTGCCGGAATTAAATCTCAATCTATTTCCCTTTCAGAAAAAAAGTGTTGAATGGATATTACGAAAGGAAGGGGTATGGTATGCaaatagaaatattataGAACAGGAATATTCACAAATGGTAGGTGATTTTCTTAAAGAGAATGGTATAAGCAGGAAAAAGGAACTTTCCCTTATATGCGagaaaatcaataaatttttgaatgaaGATGTCGCATTAGGTTACGAAGTTATGGAACTTAAACTATCATTAGAGGATGGTACTAGTGAAGattctatatatttctgGAATAAGTTTACAAGTTTCATTTTGCCTTTAAATGATGCTATAAAAGTTTATAATGATTTCTTTGCTAACAAGGACAATGATCCATTACCAAGAGCCCAGGGGATATTGTGTGAAGAAATGGGGTTAGGTAAGACAATAGAGATATTATCTTTgattcttttaaataaacGAAATCTCCCTCATCCACATATTGACCATGCTCGCACctatttcattaatgacgataataagaaaatcaGAAGATCTAATACAACTTTAATTATTTGTCCGCGCACCATCAAGCATCAATGGATATCAGAAATTCAGAAGCATACACCATCGCTGAAGGTGGTAATTTATGCTGGACATGGACACAACGATACGGATGATCAAACTGAAATGATATTAGACattgttgatgaattatgCGACGCTGATATAGTGATAACGACATATCATGTTGTATCACACGAAATTCACTATGCTAGATACAATGCATTGAAGCGGCCTCGAAGATCAAATAATACTAGCAAGAAATTTGATTACACTTCACCATTAACgttaattgaatttttcaggATCATTTTAGATGAAGTTCAGATGCTGAAAAATGACAGTAGCAATGCGGCTGAATGTACTAGTTTATTAAATAGAGTTCATACGTGGGGAGTTTCAGGAACACCAATTACTAAGGTATGGGATTTCCAAACGGTGTTATCTTATCTTAAATTTAGACCATTTTGCAATATGCCTAGAATTGTTTCACTAATTGACAAAACCTACAAATATGGCGACCCTAATGACCTGTTGATTAGTGGcatcaaattttcattGCAAGATTTAATGGACGTCTTTAAAAAGATGGATATATGTATCAGACATTCAAGGAAGGACTTAGAATCTGAAATTCATATTCCAAAACAGCATAATATACTTATTCCACTAGAATTTTCTCCGATTGAATGGGATAATTATATGGAGAAGTGGAGAACATTTTTGATGAGATCTGGATTTGATTCGAATGGAGACGGATGTCCATTATTAACTAATGttgaattaaatcaatggcttcaagaattaagaaatatttgCTCTAATGCAACAATGCATGTTCGACATTTTGTTTACAAATCGCATAATAGACATAATAAGTCATCATCGGTAGATACTTTACCTGAAAAAGTCTATAACATTGATTATGTTTTATTGACGATGATAGTGGAGGCGGAAActaaattatattcattgTATAGAGAAATgtatcaaattcaaatcagaGCAGCTCAGGTTGAGATGGAAATCGATTTGGATCTTGGCTCTCCTATCAACaatttaaagaagattATACGGGAGATAGAGTctgatattaaattaaagTTTAGAGTTGACGATCCATTCAACGTTACTAAATATTTAGTAGAAACGGTGCCCTCAAAAGATATTAGTAAAAAAAACGGTTCgtttgatgatgatatgcAAACTCAAATActtaatttgaaaagaggGAGACTAAGATCTTTTATTGATTTACTACATCAAtcttatttctttcttggaACAGCTTATTACCATCTTGGTTCTAAACGCTTGGAGGAGATAGACGAAGAAAACGAAAAATTGCAATTATTAGGCGGTGATGAAccaaaaattgaatacaCTGACAAATTCAGTAAGGAAGAACTTAAGGAAATTGAACTACTACAGAATAAAGAAAGGGAAATGTATGATAATGCAAGTTCATTAAGAGAACAATTGTTATTGAGTAGGACTGATAAAGTTACTCCCTTGATAGTCAGCATCAAAAGATTATTTTCTGACAATATAAAGCTAACTACTTTAGAAAAAATCGACTTTGATGACAAGAATGATTACTCTTCTAGTATTACGGTAAGTAATTGCTTTAAATCGTTGTGTGCGATAATTAAAGTTCTAGAAGAACAAAGAATCCAATTTAAAGAGATGATGGGTACGTTACTAGAGTTAGCTTACGAACCAGTAATGACCCAACGACATAACGATAGAGAGGAGCTCACGGATGCGGAAAAAGAATTGTTTGCACTAACTGTTGAGAAGCAGCATAAAATGAGTAGTATTCTTGACGTTTTAGATGTTTTATTGACAAATAGAGACTCCGTGATGTCCAGTCAAGCAGAAATCAAAGCTGATCTTAAATCTCTCTTATCAAGGGAGGGACTTTCTGAATCTCATCAAGATTTAATTAAAGTGttaaaattatatgaagGTATTCCAAtaacttttatttttgacGATTTAAAAAACTCAAAAGTCGTGAATAATTTAACCAAGAATTTAAACAAAGAAAGAGGTGATTTTGCCGACCATTTGTTACgttttgaagaaatgatACCAAAAAGGAAGCAAGAAATTAAGAGACTGAAAGActcattgaaaaaaatcaattctATATTCAATGCTAAAGTGgaatattataaatatttacagAGGTTATCGAATGAAGTTATTTCATTACATGAGCAAGATCCAAATATTGTTGGAAAAATCAGAGAGTCAATGAAATCCAATGTAATTGAAAATACTATCAGTACGACTGAAacaagaataaaatatttgacAAGTTTAAATACTATCAAGGATTCAATTGGGCAAAATAAGGAATTCCAATGCACGATATGTCTAGATGCAATCACAAAGGGTTGTATGTTAAAATGTGGTCATTTCTTCTGCGAAGATTGTATCTACGATTGGTTACAGACAAGGACTATATGCCCAATCTGTAAACACAAGGCGTCATTGGATGGGAACTACAATTTTACATTTAAGAATGGCCCTTTGAAAACCGATGcaaataaacaaatgaatgaaaaagaaaacgaAACCAAGAAAGAACAGCCTGAGACTTCGCCAGATTTGAAGAGTACAAATAATactttcaaagaaaagaaaacagtTTTAGGGGAGAAGTATCAGGAATTTCCTGATATCGAATCagtaaataaaatacaCTTAAGGGAGAGCTACGGCTCAAAGTTAGATTGCGTATTGAGGTTAAtcttatttttgaaattgaaaaatgaatctGAAGAGGTTGGTCCACCTCAGATACTGGTGTATACTCAGTCACCAGCTCTTCTTATTTATCTTGGAGATGTTTTACATGCTAATAGAATAAAGTACACGATTTACAAGCCTTCGAATTTAACACGATTCAAAGAAGATCCTTCCATTACATGTTTATTGATGGATGTCAAAGCTGCAAGTGCCGGTTTGAACTTATTGAATGCGAAACACATTTTTCTATTAGATCCTATTATAAATCGTGGTGAAGAATTACAAGCTATGAGTAGAAATAACCGGATTGGTCAATCAGACGAAACCTATGTGTGGAATTTTATGATCAGGAACTCCGTAGAGGAGAACATTTTTAGATATAAACGCTTCTTAGAAGAGTGTcgagaaaaagaagagtTTGTAAATGAAAGTACAGATGACGAAGAAAGCAAATTTGATATTGCAGATTATAAAGACGAAATGGTTTCTGATGAACATCTTTGgaattgtttcttctttaagGAAAGGGAAGATCTTTTCAGTAGCGACGAGTTTAAGCGTATCATTTATAACTAA
- the RCK2 gene encoding serine/threonine protein kinase RCK2 (similar to Saccharomyces cerevisiae RCK1 (YGL158W) and RCK2 (YLR248W); ancestral locus Anc_1.390), with protein MTKNDGDYGAVDVANNNKHSTNIEPNTKSDGNTKAIKTTNIIRKVKSPDSTNTADSDSESKISMNLNINIPTVNSKTGEEENENEDEGASSLASSQLSSLNEEQDIYEDEDTEDGELIQPEHEFSEQLELQNFKIINKIGEGAFSKVFRAVPIEDSPNAFLTKSYKEVAIKVIKKTDLSSLDINKDHLFHEPPAKQHNKNEKQHSSKTSSKEQVLKEVMIHKAVTNNCDNIVAFVDFQESKTYYYLIQELLHGGEIFGEIVKLTYFSEDLSRHVIKQLAIAIKHMHSLGIVHRDIKPENLLFEPIEYIPSLKPKLRKSDDPQTKVDEGVFTPGVGGGGIGVVKLADFGLSKQIFSTNTKTPCGTVGYTAPEVVKDERYSMKVDMWGIGCVLYTMLCGFPPFYDEKIDTLTEKISRGEYTFLAPWWDEISNGAKNAVMRLLEVDPNRRYDIDEFLADPWLNTFDCEREKEKLDNAKKQINKRRSRRNKKFFMERDSTLLYSPAAVAMRDAFDISNAVQRIEEDKRDSPYILGALAEDEEEEFRLGSSTAKSNKNTNNLNGLDDDMFQLKLDTSTILKRRQEKNHNIIQNTTSIPPIPGKSISFIT; from the coding sequence ATGACAAAAAATGATGGCGATTATGGTGCGGTAGATGTtgctaataataataaacattCAACTAATATAGAACCGAATACTAAGTCGGATGGGAACACGAAGGCTAtaaaaacaacaaacatCATAAGAAAAGTAAAATCTCCCGATAGTACCAATACGGCTGATTCTGATTCAGAATCTAAAATTAGTATGAAtcttaatattaatattccTACGGTAAATTCAAAGACAGGTGAAGAGGAAAACGAAAATGAAGACGAAGGCGCTTCATCGCTAGCATCCTCTcaattatcatcattaaatgaaGAACAAGACATATATGAGGATGAGGATACTGAAGATGGAGAACTTATACAACCAGAACATGAGTTTTCAGAACAAttagaattacaaaatttcaaaataattaataaaatcgGTGAAGGTGCATTCTCAAAAGTATTTAGAGCGGTTCCTATAGAAGATAGTCCCAATGCATTCTTGACTAAAAGCTATAAAGAAGTTGCTATAAAAGTGATCAAGAAAACCGACTTATCCTCACTGGACATCAATAAAGATCATTTATTTCATGAACCACCTGCTAAACAGCACAATAAAAATGAGAAGCAACACAGTAGTAAGACTTCATCCAAAGAACAAGTACTAAAGGAAGTAATGATACACAAGGCAGTAACAAACAACTGCGATAACATTGTTGCCTTCGTTGATTTCCAAGAATCCAAAACgtactattatttaatCCAAGAATTATTACACGGTGGTGAAATTTTTGGTGAGATTGTCAAATTGACATATTTTAGTGAAGATCTCTCAAGACACGTTATTAAACAATTAGCCATTGCAATTAAACATATGCATTCTTTGGGGATCGTTCATAGAGATATCAAACCTgagaatttattatttgagcCTATTGAATACATTCCTTCATTAAAACCGAAATTAAGAAAATCAGATGACCCACAGACTAAAGTAGATGAAGGGGTATTCACACCGGGTGTTGGAGGTGGTGGAATTGGTGTTGTTAAATTAGCAGATTTTGGTCTTTCCAAACAAATTTTCTCTACAAACACAAAGACACCTTGTGGCACTGTAGGTTATACCGCTCCAGAAGTTGTTAAAGACGAAAGATATTCAATGAAAGTAGATATGTGGGGGATTGGTTGTGTATTATATACCATGCTATGTGGATTCCCACCTTTttatgatgaaaaaattgacaCTTTGACTGAAAAGATTTCTCGTGGTGAATATACGTTTCTAGCTCCATGGTGGGATGAAATTAGTAATGGTGCTAAGAATGCTGTAATGAGACTCTTGGAAGTGGACCCAAACAGGAGatatgatattgatgaattctTAGCGGATCCATGGTTGAATACATTCGATTGTGAAAGAGAGAAGGAGAAATTGGATAATgcaaagaaacaaattaatAAGAGAAGGTCACGTagaaataagaaattttttatgGAAAGAGATTCgactttattatattctccAGCTGCCGTAGCTATGCGTGATGCATTTGATATCAGCAATGCCGTACAACGtatagaagaagataaaagaGATAGTCCGTATATACTGGGTGCATTagctgaagatgaagaagaagaattccGTTTGGGGAGTAGCACTGCCAAGAGTAATAAAAACACGAACAATCTAAACGGgttagatgatgatatgtTCCAGTTGAAATTAGATACATCaacaattttgaaaagaagacaaGAGAAAAATCATAACATAATACAAAATACAACAAGTATCCCTCCTATTCCCGGgaaatcaatttctttcatcACATAG